TAAGAACTTAATTTCTGACTACTAACTCTTCAGAGGAAGCGCCTTTTTCCTCTGGTAAAGAGGTTTCACCTTCTAAGCCATTGATATGACGATAAAAGTCTTGGAGATAGTTTAAATCTTGGGCGAAAAAGTTTTCTACAATAGCCGGACTTACTTCAGATAAAGCACCCAAGCGAGTAATCACACGCGACAAGATAATGATTGTGGCATAAGCTGGATTAGCTTTCACACGAGGATCACGCAAAGGCGCAATCTCATCTATAGCCGTTGATAAGCGCATAACACCCTGGCGGTGAAGATTACTTTCTGAGTCAAGATAACCTTTGGGAAGTGTAAATTCAAACTCTGTGGGGAACATATTTGGGAAGTGGGGAGTAGGAGGAGATGAGGAAGTGGGGGAAGTGGGGGGAGACAAAGAAGACAAGGAAGCACAGGAGAAACAACTGTCAACTGTCAACTGTCAACTGTCAACTGACTATTTGACTCTCTTAAATTCCTCAAAAGCAACTTCAATTTCTTCGATTTCTATGTCGCCACTGCGAGCATTGACATCGGCAATTTTATAACTAGCCGGCCAAGCACCAGCTAATTCAAATCTTGCTTGTTCTACGCCTGCTTGGTCATATACACTCAAAGAGGCATTTTTGCGTTGTTCAGCCCATTTGCCTTCTTGAACGGCTTCAAACCATTTCCAGATAGTTAAAGAGTTGGTCATACCTCTCTTGAGAGTAAGATTACCACTCTTAATATTTCCGGGAATTTTGGTTCTGACGACTTGACCTTTGTCTGATTTACCCCATTTATTGGCAGTGACTTCAGTAATTTCAATAGCATCTTGAGTTCTTTTAAAGCCTTGACACTCTAAAAAGAAACCATCTACCTTATCTTGTTGACCGTCTAGTGTCAAACCTAAGTAGAACCGATGGGCTGTAAGAATTTCTGGAACTTGACCTGCTGTTTTCGGCACAGTTTTAGCCAGGAGTTAGGATTGGGGGTTGAGAGGAGATGAGGGAGGAGAGGGGGAAGATGAGGGAAAAACCCACCTCTTTCCCCTCCTCTCAGGAGAAAAGGAGAAAAACTATGAACCGTTGACTAATGACTAATGACTAATGACTAAATCATTTGACACGCTTAACGCCTTCGTGAACCAATTCGATGGTTTCATTGGCCATATCTCCACCAGATGCAGTTAAGGTAGGGCCAGTATATTTACATGGGTAACAGTTGATAATATTCCACCGTGCCTGCTCATTCCCTTGTTGGTCATAAGCAACTACTGAACCTGTCTTCCGGTTTTGCGACCACTGTCTGGGGTCGCCCATGTCTTCGTTACATTTTTGATACCAATCATATAAATCTTTATCGACAGTAGCAATCAACTTCAGTGTAATATTAGTAAATTTTACCACTGTAGGCGTTGCTTGACGTTGTATCTTGCCACCTTTTGACGATCCATGAATATCTTGTGCTGGAGTGCTTTCAACTCCAAGACCACCTACTTCTTTAATAAATTTATCAGTGATTCCGTCAGCTTCAAA
Above is a genomic segment from Nostoc sp. MS1 containing:
- a CDS encoding phage tail protein, whose protein sequence is MAGEFLTACKFYFEADGITDKFIKEVGGLGVESTPAQDIHGSSKGGKIQRQATPTVVKFTNITLKLIATVDKDLYDWYQKCNEDMGDPRQWSQNRKTGSVVAYDQQGNEQARWNIINCYPCKYTGPTLTASGGDMANETIELVHEGVKRVK
- a CDS encoding phage tail protein, producing the protein MPKTAGQVPEILTAHRFYLGLTLDGQQDKVDGFFLECQGFKRTQDAIEITEVTANKWGKSDKGQVVRTKIPGNIKSGNLTLKRGMTNSLTIWKWFEAVQEGKWAEQRKNASLSVYDQAGVEQARFELAGAWPASYKIADVNARSGDIEIEEIEVAFEEFKRVK